A genomic region of Vitis vinifera cultivar Pinot Noir 40024 chromosome 7, ASM3070453v1 contains the following coding sequences:
- the LOC104879760 gene encoding protein SRC2 homolog, producing the protein MSEGDELGQAPKGYKYKRTQTSALYQVSTMELCRSLVMRNISAEDLQDVRRIFRMKVYALVSISGDPFIPAGKWNSTTVDYEGGTDPTWKTQFSFTLHDPSLHRNLQRLNFQFYCERSLGDKIVGEFSIPVKSLFDKVGNRDVSSSGCYPVTNSSGGEQGAVKFTFEFGQPLARVVTPPRSQLPPRPQVHVQPTVDVQLNLNISGDCLQQGYTAACDDDNELACDDCCDEEDDYDDFC; encoded by the coding sequence ATGAGTGAAGGAGATGAACTTGGTCAAGCTCCTAAGGGATATAAATACAAGAGGACTCAAACCTCTGCTCTCTATCAAGTATCAACCATGGAGCTCTGCAGATCTTTGGTTATGAGAAATATTTCGGCTGAAGATCTTCAGGACGTGAGGAGGATATTTCGGATGAAGGTCTACGCCCTGGTCTCCATCTCCGGCGATCCCTTTATTCCTGCTGGCAAATGGAACTCCACCACTGTGGACTATGAAGGTGGCACCGACCCCACCTGGAAAACCCAATTCAGTTTCACCCTCCATGACCCCTCCCTCCACCGCAACCTCCAGCGCCTCAACTTCCAATTCTACTGCGAGCGATCTCTCGGGGACAAGATCGTTGGAGAATTCAGCATCCCGGTGAAGTCACTCTTTGACAAGGTTGGGAACCGCGACGTTTCCAGCAGCGGTTGTTATCCGGTGACGAATTCTTCCGGAGGCGAACAAGGGGCTGTCAAGTTCACGTTCGAGTTTGGCCAGCCGCTTGCTCGCGTGGTAACGCCACCGCGGTCTCAGCTACCACCAAGGCCTCAAGTGCACGTCCAACCAACGGTAGACGTGCAACTGAACCTGAATATTTCAGGGGATTGTCTGCAGCAGGGGTACACTGCTGcatgtgatgatgacaatgaaTTGGCATGTGACGATTGTTGTGATGAAGAGGACGACTATGATGATTTCTGTTAG